Below is a window of Acanthochromis polyacanthus isolate Apoly-LR-REF ecotype Palm Island chromosome 15, KAUST_Apoly_ChrSc, whole genome shotgun sequence DNA.
tctttggtcGCCATTACAACAACCTGCCTCACAGTGTGACGTAGGACCACCGATTTAGAGCCACAACCAATGATATCGCCACAATTCTCTCACTGTTATCTTTGGTCTGAGATGGGCAAAAATCACGCAGTGTGCAGAGActggtgaagacaggggacacctggacaggtaacagtctatcacagggctacacagagacaaacattcacattcacacctacagaccgGTTAGAAtcattaattaacctcagcatgtctttggactgtgagaggaagctgttTGTCATCATTTGGACAATCTTCTGACATCACGGAACTTATTCCCACTAAAAATAAGCTCACATTTCCTCCAGCAGACTCACCAGACCCGATGCAAAAGCAGGCACAGTCACCGGCTGCTTGTTGGTGCCAATGAACACCTTTAACAGGACAAAGATGCACAACGTACAACAAAAAGGTTACGGTTTCTGTTTGCAGCACAGTCTGACATAAAATGATGAAGTCCTACTGAGTAAAAGGTTTCCCTGTAGGGCCATGGACTCCTGGTGGCTTCAAACACTCTAACCAACCAAATCTGCATTGGTCGGATATCGCTGGTGTTACATTAATCAACCTCCAGGATTATTTCATTCTATCTGGCAGCAGGAGGAACAGACTACCTGTGAACAGCCCTGTGTTTCCAACCTAATGGAGACTGTTAGAGaatatttgacatttaggtTTACTGAATGTTGACACAAGAACTTTACACCAAGACAGAAAAGTCAGTTTGTTCCATTTCAGCAACCAACCCTGCAGCTCATCTAAACACTTAACTGCATTATGTTACTGACTGCTTCTTCTGGGATCACCAGCTGAtgtattttcagaaatcatatgaATATGTAAACTGTTGTTATCATTTCAGTATAAAATAACCAGGTTGAAATGATTTAATATGCTGGAAAAACAAGCTTTTTTCTGTTTAGGAGTAGCAGAAATACATTCAGCTCACAGAGAGATGCTGTGCAGATTGAATGGTCCGATTATAGACGACAAagattttgttttggtttggagTCTGGCTCAGCGTGTATTTTTATCTGGAGCAACAGCATAACAATCTCATTATTACGAGCGACAAACATCAACAGTATTCTGTCGTTCCAGCACTTTAGCACAGTTAGACTCGGTTAGACTGAAATAGAAGTTTGAGCTCGTTAACCCAGTTACTCTTAAAGATGCCCCTGAAGCCAAACTCACAATGTTCCTGGTGTCCACGCCGAGGCACCTGAGCAGAGTCCTGTTGGTGTGGGAACCACCCCACTGAAACTGGAGGCCCACGGCACTGTGGACGTCCCGGTGTGGTGATAACATCTCCTCCTGAATCCTGGTCAGAAGATAAACATCACAATAATGTTAAACTTAGAGAAAATCTATTTCAGACACTTCTCTTTCTTTGCCACATTCATAGATCTCAAACAGCCAGTGTTGACCTGATGAGCTATAATTTGtggtaaaaaattaaatgacagtaaaactAGCTAAGGCAGTGCGCCAGAGAGCATTAACTCCtaactctggaggttttcctcaCCACAGAGCACCACTGAGTTCTGGTGCTGCCTCCTCGTCCTCAGAGGGATGTCTGGTCTGAAGCAGAGCACCGAGgcccagcagctcctcctcaccTTCTGCAGCTGGAACCACCACCTCTGGAAAACTGGTCTGCAGGAGCTGCTGGACACGGCAGCAAAGAGAAGCCTGGAAAAACACAGAACGATGGTTCATTTTTTAACTAGACCTTCAGAAGTATGTAGTTACATGCTGACTGACTTTAAACTTTTGAACTGCCCAAAAATGACCTGAACAGTGTTTTGGAAAAATGAAATGCACGGCAATAAAATGGAATACACAAAGGATAATGGATTATTTGATCTAAAAAGCTTCCTTAGAATAagttttctttatatttctagTTTCCAGTGACATGTTTTCTACCtggcagctcctcctcctgctgcctccatgCTGTCCCTCCCCATCCTGATCCTCCTCGGTGTCCTCATCGATCTGCAGCCTGCTGACCGGCTCTCTGATCTGAGGCCAGGCTTTTCCTTGCTCATCTGCGCTCTGGTCCTTGAACGCCGCCCACGACTGTCCATCGTCCTGCGTGGGCGCTGAGCAGAAATCAGCAAAGCTGTCACTCGGTGGGAGGTTTCCCAGAATCCTCACCCCTGCGTCAGCTGTTTGGACGACTTTTTGGTCCCTGTGATGCTCAGAACCACCGTCAGCAGAACTGCCTTCTGCATCAGCTCCAGGCTGGGACTGGTTGGAGGTAGCACGAGTTTCCTGAGTCTCATGTTGGTCACAATGATGAAAGCCCCTCTCTGACTCGGGCTGGCTGAGGTTTCCTGTTCTACTGTTGACAAACGAGTCAGAAAGTTCCAGttcttcatcctcatcatcagtTCGGTCCCAGTCCGTCTGATCCAGGGACGAGACGTTTGGTTCCAAGTCTGCAGAAACTCCCTCAAACGACAGATCATCACCGCAGGAGGCCAGGTCCTCAGAGGCAGACTCATACATGCCCAGTCTTTGCAGGACACTAGAAACACTATGATCTTTGTTTCCTGCCTCTTCTTCCGCCTCAGAGATTTGTAAAGAATTAAGACCAAACCTCCGTTCCCTCTCAGTGTCCCCAGGCTCGTCTAGCTCCTCCTCACCAGATGGAAAATCCAAAGCTGCTGCAGCGTCCTGAGGCTGATGGTGGTCCTGAGATGGTTGTGCACGTGCTGCATCTCTGTTCTCACAGTTCATGACGTTTGTATTTGCCTGATGTGCACAGTGAGATCTGGGCTCGGACTCCATGACGACATCCTGTCCAGAACTGCAGATCTGTCCACCCAGGCTGAGGTTTGTCCCTCCTGCTCTGCCGTCCCACTGCTCGGTGCTGCCCACGGGAGAGAAGCCACAGCACCAGGGATGTGCCGCCTGATCGGTGAACACGGTGAAATCAGCGAACCCTGTTTCCTCCTCAGGAGAGCAAGCACCGACTGTAGCAGCACCGTGAGCCCCAGAGTCATGGTGTCTTCCAGCAAAGCCGTTTGTGAGGTGCAAAGAAGATGCAGCGCTACAGTCCTGCCCTTCCATGTCCGTCTGACTCCTGTCTGACTCCAGGTTCACAGTGGATGTGGGCTGAGATTGTTCAACTGTCTGATTAAAGCTGCAGGTGCTTTGATGTGCGGCTGGTTTTAAGGAGGGAGGAGGCGGCTCAGTGGCAGAACCCAGAGAGGAGCAGGAAAATCCCCCAAAGTCTCCAAACTCGTCATCCTCTGATCCCAGCTCCCCGTCACCATCATCACCCAGAGGcggaggggaggaggagtgcagcggGACGACGTCAGGCTCCATGGGTTCTCTTAGAGGCACCCGAAGGCCTCATGGACCTGGTggaggaaagagggagaaaacGGAAGAGGAGGATCATAAACAAAAGCTTTCTGGGAAGCACAGGAAATGTTTCCGTGTtttaaccctcccgttgtcttcatttatgggcaccaaaaatattgtttcaattcaataaatttgtgaaaatttgcaaaaccttcaagaagaaaattccaataattccttaagtttcttttttttttaaatcccccaaatttgtcatgaaaattcttgtaaatattttcaaaaaatgagtaaaaatcttgcaaaaaatcctaaaagtatctaaagtaaatacatatacagccatggccataagtttggacacaagtaccatgacgcttgtgaatcttagaaaataccacaaaattgtcacttacaatacagtacacaactcctgagaactatattaagtttcatatgttaaaaaaacatcaaaagagtttggtgtcattttgttattcttaccaaattcggttgtgaaagtactgcattttttgttattttcttctaatattatgttttgggaacaaagttgttccaattgttggaatttattgataacattatatcccttgttcatttgttgactaattaaactggtgctgtcaaaaaatattagttatgttctgtaatagacatcaaaacagacataggaagtcatgctgtgtccaaacttatggccatggctgtatatcagttaaacttctaatattttctttaagaatgttCACatgacgacctgtccagggtgtcccctgccttcacccgagtcagctgggatagactccagcgccccccgcgaccctagtgaggataaagcggtgtatagagaatggatggatggatgttcacatgaaataatttttatcaaattttttgcGAATGTTCGAgaaaattttttaacatttcttttttttcccaccaaaaaatgttcaaacatttctcaaaaatgttgaaaatgtggacatcagaagtttccctgtgaaaatatagttatttcccacattttcaaactttaaaacgggtcaattttgacctgcaggacgacacgagggttaatgacaataacaagactgtttgtctgttctcAAAGCTCAGGAGTTGGGCTGAAACGATTCACTGAGTTGTTCGATTACTAAAATCCCTCAAGACTAAATTCTCTTAATTGAGGCTTCATTTAATCCACTGCATACTAGACCCCAGGTCACTAACTAGCCTGGACCCAGACTTCATCCGCTACGGACCGGGACCTGCATTCATTAAATATGATGGGACGCCTCTGTTTTGACCAGagcagcttttctagtgtttacagcatttatcagatcagaggctgaactaCGAAGACAGTTTAACATAATCGGACTTTGTTTGCATCGGTCGGCTCGACagaaactaaaacctcagtcagagttaacagctatgaaggtggttttcagcGTTCTTTGTTGACTCAGACTATCTGCTTCAAACTGGTCACACAAACAGGAGGTTTAACCATCATTTGACTCGTTTTCAGCACGAAATGAACCGATCGagaacaggttgttttaatggagaacggaccaaacatgtaaacagattTATGGGATTTCTGCATCACCGACTAAAAACATGTGGGGTTCCCATGGCTTTGAGTTTTAGATGAATACCCCTGTATTATACTATAAATGTACTATCCCCCTGTAccatactatatatgtacaatacctctggtactatactatatatgaaACAATACCCCTGTATTATACTATATATGCACTAAAAACTGCAGTCGTGTTCCACCAGGACGGTTATTTCTCTTGCACAGCGCGCTCACATTTACTTTTGATGCTATAACGTGCAGAATCCGATTAATCAATAGAATACTCGattactaaaaaacaaaaatcgaTAGCTAACCTACTCAGGAGAGACATGCCTGGGTTAATTTAGTTTCTAGCTCTGGTCAGGCCTTGTCTTGTGGCCGTCTATGAGGAGAATGGCATCAATTTCATGGACACGCACACGCAGACtgtaagtaaaaaaaacattgaaaaccaCCTCGAAGGAAACGATACGGCATCCTGACAACATTAATATACCAAAACTCAGAACAATAAAGTAATTATTGGTCAAATTACTCATTTTTTAGTACTTTGGAATGAAGGCTAAtcgaaatatttttaaaagcacagcacTGCAAAATGCAACGTCCAAATACCAGAAGCATAACAACAGAGTCAAAGTTCAGTTAAAATCACATCGTCATTataattttttatattatttctgTAGGAAAGAGGTGGGAAAAAAGAACACTCCCTCTGAATTTATGACTTCAATCACAGTATCTGTTCAAATAACCGCAATACGATGTTTTCTTGGCATTTAATTCAGTCCTATTTAGAATGGCTTGTCTGTTTGTTGAGGGGTTTTATTGATCATTTCAAAGGCGCTTATGCCAAACACACTCCTTAACAACCTGCATGAAACCTGTCTGTTCTCAGACACGGATCGTTTATCTTTCACTACAAACAGAGGGAAGGCTGATGGTCAGAATAGTCTGTTTGGGAAAACGTTTCACAGAAGTGATTCACCTTAGCTCTGGAAGGACATTTCTCAATTAGATATTAAAGTCTGAGCTAATTTAAAGTGTTACATCAAACATTAGAATAGTTTAGTGTCCTAGAAACTccaaaaacaaataatgcaCGGCAGTAGAAGATGGTTATAGCGTGGAAAAAATACTTCCTGGCTTGTATGCATGATCCTGTTTGTGGCTCAGGTTTGACTTTCTGCAGACTGTGGTAAAAATTGAGGAACTGCAATGTTCCGCATGTGAAAACAATCTGAACTTTATCCATCTAGTGCACAGGCTCATCATTTTACATAtcctctttttgtgtttccttaaaATGGTTTGTCATCTGGGTGAATTAGACACTACCAGTCCTTCTGGTGTTGATCCCGGAGTGGAAAAAGAGTCCGGTACCGGTCCCAGTCTGTAAACCGACACTGGAAACACGATCCGCAGCTCTGTGCTACTTTAGATGAGCGACTTCAGGACCGAGGATTAGAGCATTAATCCTCTGAGACAGAACACACATGAACTACTGGCCTTGTGTGAAGCCAAAATGTCCCCATTAACTCTCTACacgacagaaaaaaatattttaaatcacttctgaaaACCCACTTTCATAGAGTTGCTTTAATGTGAGCTTTACTTTCAGCTTCACTTAATTTTAgtgctttattttgtttattttaggtgttctctcttgtttaattttacatttagctggctggttctttggtctgatatagtctctgtgatttttttaaattctgactttctgatttttaactttaacCCCCAATCTTGTTCCTTAATtttttgatagatagatagatagatagatagatagatagcttaaatacaacaaaaataactaaataaaagaCAAGACAGGCAGGCCagtaacataaatattaaaggttagtatatacTAAAGAAAACTTGCTGTACAATActataaacaaaacacttcCAGTTTTAGAACCTATAGAAATACTGATTGTATTAAAAGTCAATAAACAGTATTTACACCTTTAAAGTATCTCATAttgtttatattatatatattattttcaaCATGCCTAGTTCCTTTGTTATGTTTGCAAATTTAGCTAATATTCATTtgatttattaacatttttattatttattttaattgaccaATCTGCCCTGTCTCCCTATGCTTTGCTTGATTGTCTGTGTTGCTTGTTTTAAACTGTCAAAGCTCTTTGTGAAGGCTGTTCTTGAggctgctatataaatacattatattattattattattgtaatttaaGAGGCCGGTAAAGCTAAAACCAAAGCTAACGTCCATTTTCCCTTCATCCTGGACGGACAGCTGTCACACCAAGAGCTGAATATAGAGTCATGCAAACAGAGCTAAATGAAAATCACACAATGAAGTCGGTTGTCTAACGCAAAGCTAGCTATTTACGGCTAATTAACTACGTTTAAAGACGCTGCTAACGATAGGCTAAACGCCAAATCCCAactgattagctaacacagctAGCTAATTTAGCCGCTAGCTGTCCGTTTAAAGCAGCCAAACAACTGCACGCTAATCAAAATAAACGTAGCTAACTGCTACTAGATAACTAACTAAACCAGCTTGTTTTATAGTTATTTACCGACACTCTTTCACTCGGCTGGTCTGTCAGCGCCGCAGCTTCGTTCTCCATCATCTCTCCACATCTCTCTCCATCGGTATTAACTAACTAAAGATAGATGAAAATGAAGAGGTCTCACTATGCGGTGTTTCCAGGTATAGTTTCCAGGTGCCTCTTATTGACAGAGAAACGTAGCAGGAAAAATGCTCAGAGGGAATTGCGCAGAATGACGCGTCTTCGTAATACACGATCTTCGTCAACGTCCAAATTGAATAATGTCGCCACCTGCTGGAGATTTCAGAACactcattttattttagcttaaaACTATTTCATGACTGGTGTGGTTctgggtttttctttttgtcattatcATGAGTAGCAGTGAGTACAAATGGAAGCCTGTTTCACCACTTGGAAAAAAGAATCACatgctatctcataattatgattTTCTATCTTACTACTtactagacagacagacagacagacagacagagataaaAGTGATAGAAGTGCAATGTCTGGACCACTGGTCTGAAGTCCTCTGGTTGGTCTGGGTGTGCTTTCTTGGGGACTGGAACTAGACAGGATAGCAGACTGTAGGTGTGTTGGAGAGGCTTCCCCAGCTCGACAGGCCTTTAACATCCTGGGACTGTCCGGTCTGGTGGTTCTGCTGGGTCTGAAGAGCTGAAGAACTGGTTAAACTGGTTTGCTCTGTCTGTGTCCTCTACTGCAGACTCAGAACTCATTTGACACTATTTATTCTCTctaaatgtctctttttttatgcgtgtttttatttatttatttctatgtttgttttttaaatctttttgtatGGTTATTGTCtgttctgttgtatttgtttttcctaAAGTGATTTTGGGTGTCAAGAAAGGCGCATACACTTCATtttgatttatatattttactcatttatacctatgtatatatatgagtgtgtgtgtgttggtttttgTCCGTTGTTTTGTCGCTTTGCCACTAATTCATCAAATTTacatcttttgttttgtttcgggTTGtctaattttctcattttgcgtcacatttttgtaatattctgttttttgtctgacttatgATTCTACACCTGTGATTAAAAGTTCTGTGCCTTTTTGGAGACAAACtgatctgtaaattgtaatgtggaaatgataaactgaggctgaatgttgctgaaactgaatttatttttcttaagaaacttcaacttgtatatgatgtttttttgtctgaacctgaactaagatgagtttgacactaaagcaaataaacaacaaagaacacagctgcaaaatgtCTGGAAGAGACTTAAAGAACCAGCGCAAAAAAGCTTAGAGAGAAACTTCTTTCTTAATTATTTAAAGGATATCAAACAGCTCAGTCATTGGCAGGTTAATCTGTGTTTGCGGCTGAGATGTATGAAGTAAAACAAAACGTGAGCTGAGAAAGGTCAGTTGGTGCAATCAGAAACATGAGATCACAGTGaacgtaaaaaaaaacaacttttagcATTTAGAATTCTCCTCATCAACAGTCAGTCATTCTTACAGTAATTACAGCTACAATTAGGAAAATCCCTACAAACACGCTCGATTTACTTCACATTCAGTGATTAAAACATTGAATAACAAACACAGATGGGACCACAGCagtcaaacagcagctgataCGGTGAAACGCTACACATCAGCGGACGATTCGCCGTTCTCGTGGACGTCCTTGTGGCGTCTCAGGTCCTGCCTCGTGTCAAACTTCTCGTCGCaaagcaaacagcaaaacattttgTCCTTGGAGGAGTGGCCGTAGCTCTTGAAATGAAGTTGAAAAGCAATCTTTTTGTCACAAACCCTGCAAAAAAACGGCTTTCTCTGCTTGTGCGTCTTCAGGTGGACGGTGAGGTTAGTgttctgactgaaacatttttcacagaACGAACACTTGTGGAGTTCTTTTCCTCTCTTGTGGCTCTTGGAGTGCAGGGTCAGGTAATCCAAACGAGAAAACTGGCTGTTGCAGTGGGAGCATTTGAAGGCTTTCTGTCCCTTGTGTAGGAGTCGCATGTGGCAGCACAGATCACTGGAGCTGGTGAACTTCTCCCCACACAGACGGCAAGAATTACGGCCATGCTGGGTTCGTCGACGCCTGACAGTTTCCTGACTTTTTGATCGACGAAGCGGGACTTTAACGTCGTCTAAAAAACAGGACAGACACATGATAATTAACAGTCCAGTGGTATCGGAGACAGAAGAAATGTTCATCAGTGAGTATaagagtcattctggacaatttttgtgtctttgggataattttgagtcatttgggacacgtttcatgtcattctggatttattttctgtaattatggatcattttcaagtaattctgaacaatttttgagtcattttggacaagttttgagtcatctCAGcgtaataaaaagaacacaatccaaagtatttctgaaagagctcattttattattgttttgctaACTGGaaagtggttgttattaaatttagACGGTAATTTAgggatatccagtcattttttattaataagtgattgtttccataataaataattatggaatttgtaaagacatgatcataattgggggggggcggcatagctcagtgagTAGAGTGGCCGTTTCGCAAAAGATGGGGCCCAATCTTCTCGAACCCTCGCACATGCGAAAATGAGGTGAAAATGAGgtgagttttcacggaaaaGTGAATGGAGGATGCTCCAGTAACATTTGAGCATATGATGGTTCAGGGATTAAAAACAACGTGTATACCAGAGTCTGTTTCGATCTCACGATCCTTGTTTGAAGCAGACGCTAGTGCCATTCTTCCGCGACATTGTATCCATTATATAGTTCCACCCAATAGAGCAGATTCTTTCATCTGTAACATTAAAGCTATGACAGATATATTTGTTTCCCGGATTGTTTAACAATGTTACACTGTTTTCACAAACTCTGTTTCCAAACCTTTAAGTATTAGTTAATAAATATTATTTGGCAATAGAGTCTATATAATGTGTACTAGGCCTAGAGAAGTGACTGTGCACAATGCAAATAGTGTAAAATGAGATATAATTACTGTTTAGCCAATTTGAAGcatacatatttttattataaattattCACTTGAGCCTACCATTTGTTATTAATGTAACAATAgtgtaaatgtatttgtaaTAGCCTCTGAATGAAGCTGAGTCAGAGTTCATATGAGGAGCGTGCACCTGCCCTGACCTTCCTCTGACCTCCAGGAGCCTGGTGTTCAAAGACAAGCTGCTGTGATTTACAGAGCCCCTCATATCAGTTAAGTAAACACTGCACACTCCAGTCTTCATGCAATTAAAAGCAAAGCGATGAATAGGAATCTTTGAacagcatttatttacaaaaacaaagtaaagacaTCACACACTTCactgataaacaacaataaacaatgtggaaatataataCAGTATACTGagtaatataaatgaaataaagacatCATAAAAActacatacaaataaaaaatatcaacagtaTTTACACATAGATCTGGTATTTATAATAGATTTCTTTTGGCATAGATTAGTTACTGTAGCACTGATGTAAGTATAAAGTTGTACTTGCatgtttattattagcactgATGGTTATACAGGTCTAGGGTAAGTAAAATGGTATTTACATTCCATTGGCATAGATTGGTTAGTGTAGCAGCTGAGGTAAGTATAaagatttatttacatatttacacagtctaatatacagtatttacaagTGTGGGGGTGGGTTTCctggtttctgtttctgttctgccAGCCACTCCTCTAAAGATTTGCCACCTGAGAAACTGGGGCAAAAAGTGGCACTCCCGAAGCGGCTATGGCCAAACTCTTTTGTCTTGGGCTGCCCACACTTGGTGCACTTGTTGAATGCCACTTTACGCACATACTTTCTTCTGTGGGCTCCACTGGCCTCCTCTTCTGCCCTGCGTCGCCTGTTCCTCCGTGTGAAGCgggacacagacacagaggcaGTGGGAGCAGGAGCTACTGGTGCAGcaggaaacactggagttgGAGCCAGGACAGGAGCTGCATAAAATTATCATAAAATTACGATCATAAAACGGCTCTAAAACGTAATATATTCAGCTGGCCAGAACCTCCACAGAGCACACATTTTTGTAGAAGTATTATTACGTGATTATGATGGCAAGAGTCGCCAGATTACTTTACGATAACGAGCATTATTCTGACGAGATCATTATAAACTTACGTTAGCTACACTCCCCGAGCGCTATACACTCTGAACCAACTAGTGAAAGGGAGATGTACGTCACAGAAAAGTCGGTATTACGTGCTCTCTTTGTTGTGTACCCAATATTTCTAATAAACAAGTTCACTGAAGTATAATAGGGAGCATCAACGTCACACTACGCATTACCAAAGTGCTGTTTTTCGCAATAAACATGTCACGCTAACAACAACAGGATACAGTTAATGTCTAAGACACATTTAGCTGTTGAAAAAGAGAATATGTTTAAACTTACCGCTTGCTAAAAGACAGTCCTGACAGCTGTGGATGACTGTTTATCATTTTCCTCCCAGAGTTTAAAAAGGATCCGGGAGATGGAACGCAATTAGTCAGAAGTAAGCCCACAGGCTCGGGATTGGCCCAACGGAACATGAGGTCATGCGCTGATTGGCTGGCttggcagtgtgtgaatgtgtgtgtgaatggtgtgaatgtgacgggCCTTTGAGCAAGGCCATTAACCCCTCCTGCTCCAGGGGCACTGTACCGCggctgaccctgcgctctgacCCCCCAGATGGGGGGATATgtgaaaatcagaatttcccctcgtgggattaataagggatataaaatttaaaaaaaaataatgaacatacaaaacatctttttaataaaaatgtttgcaagatatatcccatggacttcaaaagtccctcaattatagattgactcagacaatttttgagtcacacatatatatatatatatatatataattttttgtttattacctccaccaaggaggttatgtgacacccggcgtctgtctgtctgtctgttagcaagataactcaaaaacgccttggcagattcagatgaaatttttaggggatgtagactatggtaagaggaagagctgatttaattttggtggcaatccggaaaggatcctggattctggatcactttgaattttttagtatgtttcagtatgtggtccaaaataggacaaaaacatcacaggttagtatgtcgtccaacagattggagcaaggtgtccagatagctcaactggttaagaaggtgattcgtaaacagaactgtgtcagagacgcaggtttgattccagctcatgatcctttactgcatgggtttccgtttttcctctctatccttggcggaggtctgcattctctgagtgcttttctagttttacttatgttttgctgtttttttctttatgtggGTCTCATAGGGTTAACGAAAACttctttttccatcattattttctttctatTAATTAAGAGCTGATAGAATCTGAGCAGCTGATTGGATGATGCGTTCAGGTGAGTCCTACCTGGTGGTAAAATGACCACACGCGGGTTGGAgacactg
It encodes the following:
- the LOC110962354 gene encoding aftiphilin-like isoform X2, with the protein product MEPDVVPLHSSSPPPLGDDGDGELGSEDDEFGDFGGFSCSSLGSATEPPPPSLKPAAHQSTCSFNQTVEQSQPTSTVNLESDRSQTDMEGQDCSAASSLHLTNGFAGRHHDSGAHGAATVGACSPEEETGFADFTVFTDQAAHPWCCGFSPVGSTEQWDGRAGGTNLSLGGQICSSGQDVVMESEPRSHCAHQANTNVMNCENRDAARAQPSQDHHQPQDAAAALDFPSGEEELDEPGDTERERRFGLNSLQISEAEEEAGNKDHSVSSVLQRLGMYESASEDLASCGDDLSFEGVSADLEPNVSSLDQTDWDRTDDEDEELELSDSFVNSRTGNLSQPESERGFHHCDQHETQETRATSNQSQPGADAEGSSADGGSEHHRDQKVVQTADAGVRILGNLPPSDSFADFCSAPTQDDGQSWAAFKDQSADEQGKAWPQIREPVSRLQIDEDTEEDQDGEGQHGGSRRRSCQASLCCRVQQLLQTSFPEVVVPAAEGEEELLGLGALLQTRHPSEDEEAAPELSGALWIQEEMLSPHRDVHSAVGLQFQWGGSHTNRTLLRCLGVDTRNIVFIGTNKQPVTVPAFASGLVSLLEEM
- the LOC110962354 gene encoding aftiphilin-like isoform X1, with amino-acid sequence MEPDVVPLHSSSPPPLGDDGDGELGSEDDEFGDFGGFSCSSLGSATEPPPPSLKPAAHQSTCSFNQTVEQSQPTSTVNLESDRSQTDMEGQDCSAASSLHLTNGFAGRHHDSGAHGAATVGACSPEEETGFADFTVFTDQAAHPWCCGFSPVGSTEQWDGRAGGTNLSLGGQICSSGQDVVMESEPRSHCAHQANTNVMNCENRDAARAQPSQDHHQPQDAAAALDFPSGEEELDEPGDTERERRFGLNSLQISEAEEEAGNKDHSVSSVLQRLGMYESASEDLASCGDDLSFEGVSADLEPNVSSLDQTDWDRTDDEDEELELSDSFVNSRTGNLSQPESERGFHHCDQHETQETRATSNQSQPGADAEGSSADGGSEHHRDQKVVQTADAGVRILGNLPPSDSFADFCSAPTQDDGQSWAAFKDQSADEQGKAWPQIREPVSRLQIDEDTEEDQDGEGQHGGSRRRSCQASLCCRVQQLLQTSFPEVVVPAAEGEEELLGLGALLQTRHPSEDEEAAPELSGALWIQEEMLSPHRDVHSAVGLQFQWGGSHTNRTLLRCLGVDTRNIVSLASGASLRVTGLTSSNFYFSLTESNCAKVLERQNTVDVCRS
- the LOC110962357 gene encoding zinc finger protein 677-like isoform X3, translated to MYSEGRVTLEEQENSDHKEEKAMLDTLSWSPRAAGGAADLPVLQVTTGAVCAQSVLTTAACLIHPRVVFCPRRSQAAALWFWEMGRSQMLRKLVTERLCSAAEEICGLLEQTVEEHQAEGVQYRRQIIQLRQQVQELSVSNPRVVILPPDDVKVPLRRSKSQETVRRRRTQHGRNSCRLCGEKFTSSSDLCCHMRLLHKGQKAFKCSHCNSQFSRLDYLTLHSKSHKRGKELHKCSFCEKCFSQNTNLTVHLKTHKQRKPFFCRVCDKKIAFQLHFKSYGHSSKDKMFCCLLCDEKFDTRQDLRRHKDVHENGESSADV
- the LOC110962357 gene encoding zinc finger and SCAN domain-containing protein 31-like isoform X4, which codes for MYSEGRVTLEEQENSDHKEEKAMLDTLSWSPRAAGGAADLPVLQVTTGAVCAQSVLTTAACLIHPRVVFCPRRSQAAALWFWEMGRSQMLRQLVTERLCSAAEEICSLLEQTAEEHQAEGVQYRTQIIQEVQEVQELSVSKPRVVILPPDDVKVPLRRSKSQETVRRRRTQHGRNSCRLCGEKFTSSSDLCCHMRLLHKGQKAFKCSHCNSQFSRLDYLTLHSKSHKRGKELHKCSFCEKCFSQNTNLTVHLKTHKQRKPFFCRVCDKKIAFQLHFKSYGHSSKDKMFCCLLCDEKFDTRQDLRRHKDVHENGESSADV